The Syngnathus typhle isolate RoL2023-S1 ecotype Sweden linkage group LG14, RoL_Styp_1.0, whole genome shotgun sequence genome segment TTACCTTTTGCTGCGTTCAAACACAGGACATTGGGAAGGTCAGAATAAGACACATGAAGccacatacatgcacacacacgtgatTAGAATCACTTTTCAGGGTTCCATTTCGACTAAGCTCTACTATATcgtactttttcttttaaagtgGGACAAAGTAGAGTGAATATCTTACTTTTAACATTAAAGGTTACCTACATACTACTACACATGAACTTGATTGGTTAACAATACTTCAGTCGGGCTTCTGTTTTTAATACATGGCTTGTTTGGCCTCAAAAGTGAATGATTTAGTTAGTGCCAAGTAACTAGTCGGGACTTTCAGGTACTTTTCAATCATTAGCATTTTTCCCATTACTGGCTCGTAAGCCAACCATGTGGCCCACATATTATGAGgtggataaataaaaaaaaacatccaaccGATTAAAAGTTGTTTCACTTAAAAAGATTGCTTATTATTTCAAAGAGGTTCTgaagaatagaaaaaaatatattttacagtaAGACAGATTTGCGTCCCTCCAGCTGCCAGTGACATCAGTGCATTGGTGAAGACGAGcgtgagggtgtgtgtgtgtgtggggggggggggggggggggggggtttgtatGAAACTACTTCTGTCTGCATGCAAATTTCAAGTAGGCAGCGAGCACAGGAAGTGACCACATAGCTGTATGGCAGAGAATAATGGGAATGACTGGGGCGGCTTTGAAAAGCACCCTGAGAGTGTCAAAAACAAGAAACGGGTTTATGGGGGTTGGAAGGTTGTCTCGGCTGGCTTTAGTGGGCCTTCACTTTGGGTTGGGTGACTCTTCGTGCCACGCTGTATAAAACTCCAAAATTCTGTTGggaggggggaggaaaaaaaaatgttaacccGATTTTTAGCTTTCACTGATTTCAAATTTCAATATGGATGGGGCTTACTTGGATGGCAAGATACATGGCGCCAAGGTAGGCAGCGATGCAGACGGCCAGCAACAGGTCAAAGATGGCCGGCTTGACTCTAATCGGGAGGATCATCCAAAGCAAAATTATAGACAACAGTTTTGTGAGTAAATCATTCCTATTACActtgattgaattttttttttttttggtatcaaACAATCACCTGTAAGCATTCATGGTCTGCTTGAGCTGGTCGTAGAAGACAAACTCTGGATCCCTGGAAGACACAAACATATTTTTATATGAAAAATCACTTTGTGTGGGAAAGAACTAAAGATCAGAATCAATATTATTTAAGACAGAAATCACATGGTAATGATTACCGCTTGTCTGCTTTGACGTAATGTTTCTTGACATCCTTGAGGTAGCGTCCCAGGTGGTACTCCAAGGTGGACACCACGCTGCTGTCCTTGTCCACCAGCTGGGCGGCCCGCGGCTGTGCTGTCAGCCAGTCCACCATGGCGGACAGGTGCTCCTCTTGTACCTGCTGGACGGAATGTATGAACACGTCATATACATccagaaccaaaaaaaaaaatcatgcggaGTAGCGATTAGCTCACCATTTGTTCAGTGAAGATGTGCAGGTCGCTCGGGGCTCCCTGAGAGGACATAAAAAGCCACCAGTGACTTGACAGGCTATAAAACATGACTCATTTAGAGGAGTCTCACCTTTTCAGTGAGGTTGTAAATGACTCGGGCTAGAGCCTCGGCCACCACCTTTGTGTTCCTGCTGAGCTTCTCAATGTCTACGTGTGGCCTGGAACACGCAGTAAGACAATGTCCACAATGTGAAGGGCAAGTAAAACGGAGGCAGTGAGCAAATGTGCTGACTTCACATAGAATTTGTGCAGTAGTGAACCCACCCAGCAGGGGGCTCTCCCGCTCCGTAGCGAGGGGAGGGGGACACTGACCGCACGTCCATGATGCTGGAGCgctgcggcaggcggtgcgagGGCAGGTGCGAGAGCGTGAAGGCTGGCAGGCGGCGGATCCCGAAGCGCTCGTGCTCCCACGCCAGCATGTCGTCGGCCAGGTTGATTTTCTTGTGGACCATGGAGAACTTCATCCCCGGGTACTGGCTGGCCGCCACCTGGGAGTCGAAGCGGGTGGTCAAAATTTCCGGAATACCTTGCTGTGCGCTTGTTCGCTAACCGTCAATGTGCATTAGCGCTTTCATGAAGACGAAGTGAGAACCATCTTACCATTTCCAGCTCACTGAGCAAAGCATACTGTGGAGTTCCCTCTTTAGGAGGTTTGGACACGTGCAGGTGCAAAGCGTCTCCGTTGCCCAAAGTATCGAGACACAGCACAAAAGCAACGTTGTCCTGGAGAAGACTCGAGTCTACAGAGAGAAATAGAAATTTGAGGTGGGATCAGATGGAGAGGACGATTCGAAAATGAGAAAGGTTGACGGAGGAATGGACCTGTGTGGTCCAGATTGTCTTCGAGCCAGCGTTTGGTGCCCTGGTAGTTGAACTTGCCCCCACCAGAAACAAAGAACAGCAAGTTGTATCTGAAAATTAAACAAACGGTCAATATGAACATTTTCGAGTGCTTGACAGTGCAGGTGTGCCTAATAAAATGACCTTGGAGTATATTTCATCTGCTTGAACATGTGCTCACCCAGCATGTGTCCTCTTATAAGTGTAAAGTTTGGAGAAGAGACGGGCCAGCTCCAGTAACATGGACACCCCGCTTCCATTTGAGTCGGCGCCATATGACAGCCACTGGACGCGCAAATACAAAGCGGTGTGATTATCCTTATTACAATATtacaagtccccccccccccccccccaaaaaaaaatggccgccatACCGGAGCAACTCCAAAGGAGTCGTAATGAGCCACCAACACGATTGTGGGTAGGTCCTCTCCTCCGACGCCAGTCAGGCGTCCCTGAAAAATTATAAAGCATCTTATTAACTGGTGAGCGATGAAACTCGAGGCGGACTCGTGTGAAATCGGTCACTCACCTCCAGACTGGTGATGGCCCAGTCGCTCATGGCTTTGCTCTGAGCACCACTGGTGACCATTTGGAAGCCATTAGCAGTGGCCGTATGCACCAATACTACAGAATGACAACAAGGACTGGTTGACATCTTGAATTGACTGTGTTGTCGTTTTTCTGTTCAAGGGCAATGCAGAATGGAAAAACCTTTACCTTCAGCTGCAGACAAGGCTccctgggaggaggaggaggtcaggGTTTGAGTGTAAATGGACAGCAGCTCATCATCCTCCATGGCGAAGTAGACGGGGACGATGGTCTCTGTGGACAACATCTCCGGCTCCAGCTCCATGAATTGCTAACAAAAATGTTACATTTGGAAGAGACAAATGAAAACACTACGTGGAATCTTAATCAGTCACAACTAATGCAACGTTCGTAAAAATGGAGAAGTGAAACCAATGGTTCACAAATGTGTCGATTTTGCAATCTGTATCAAAATTCGGAGTACCTGCACTATGTCCTGGGGCATAGTGGACATGTTTTGGGGCAGGATGATGACCACGGCCCCTGCAGACTGGCGTAAGGCTTTCTGATATTTGTCATAGGAGAAATCTGCGAGCCGCATGATGACACAGCGACGACTTAACACCTCCGCCTCCACAGTACGAGCTTCGGTGTTCAGGATGGCGTTTCTGGTACCTGAGGAATTCCGCAGACATGTTTAGTTACTGTTCAGTCTTATTAAAAACGCACCACCACTAATGGTTAAcatgtctgcttcacagttCTGGAGGTCAGAGTTCAAATCTCAGCACTGTGTAGAGTTTTTCTCATGCTTGTGTGGTTTGTCTCCAGGTTCTTTGGCTTGCTTCTAAATTGACATAACATAATTTACAACTGCGCCTCCTGTGCAAATTCAGATGATCTAAATGAGGATCAGTTTCACATTCTCATCCATCCACCTTCCATAGGGCGTGTCTAGATCTTGATAAACATGAAAGCAGAGGTGAAatcatgcaaattccacacaagaAAGCCAGCCAAGATTGGAACCCTCAATCAAGTGAGAAGATGACGTTTACATAATGAAGAACATTCGTCTGTTGTCTTTATGAGAAAATTCTGTCAAATGAAGTCATTCTACGACATTCCTTTTTTAAAAGTTGCTACCAACTAGCCTAGTAGCATTGCGAGCTACATTAGCCACAAGCTAACATATGCAAACCCATTCCATGCCGTGATTTCTAAGCAACATTGATACGAGATCAAACATCAACTGAAGGCTACGATTAGTTTCTGATCGTTGTAGTTTTCGTGTCCAAAAATAGGACATTTCAAGAGGGTAACTGATCGTCAAAGGTATTGCGGGACTTACCGTACGGCTGTCCCTGCAGGTCATACTGCTGCATGCGATATACCGTGAACTCATGTGCGGCTTCGGCATGGAGCGGGGACACCAGGATGAGCACCGCTGGGATAAATACAATGAAGGTGAGGGGAAAGGAAGATTTAAACATGTTATCGAACACTTCGCTCGCCTCTTCGAACATGTTGGCGATTGCAATCGGATCACTGATGAGAATGAAATATTAGCGTCCGCCGTCCCTGCTTGCTGTCTGACAGCTCGCAGCGTAACCACTCATTGACAGTCGGTCAATTTTAATCAGGCATGGTAAATTACATGTCCTAATTTAAGGATTGTCCAATAATTTTGTATAATGGAAATATTCTTGGTATAAATagatacaaaaaaatgaaaacgagGATTTATTTCCTATTTAAATTAAAAAGGAATTGCAGCGAAAGTACGTCAGGCATATCTAGGACAGCCCCAATCCGCTGCTCTGTTACTATACATTTGCCACTAAGGGGCGCTAGTGCACTGCTACAATGACAAACGAAGGCACTACGTCGGGTGGCCGAGTTTAAACTAACTAGTTTTCTAATTGCAAGGGGAAAACTGTTTTTATACAGTACAATTACTTTACTATCTGGGATATTCTTTTGTTAGTGTGTACCATCATTTCTCCCAAATCAGTGACATCCGGCGCTGGAGCAGGTTTTGTGTGAACACCTGTGAACACCTGAACACTTGTGAGTGatctcattttgtatttgtgtcaATATAGCCAGTTTAATAATAGGCGGAAAGTAATTCAAAAGGAATCAAAAAGTGAGAGTGCCAGCTGTAGTTGTTGCTGTGTGCAAGTTAAACAGATAACATACAAGTTggctaaaaaaatttttttataaattgttataaattGTAAAAGTTATTGCTCCTTTCTCCACGTTTCGGAAAACAAGCATAATTTGTAACagcaagaataaataaatactattatAGCGTCGTTTTTAATAAGACAAATCCATCCATTACAGTGGAAAATTCAATAGGGAAGGTCATCAGTTCATTTtcagttcacttttttttgggggggggctaaCCAGTTTTTCCCATTTGTTTTAACCAGACagttgcaatgttttttttgtggaactGTGCGaacacagcaacaaggaaaCTTCTGTACGGTCACATTTTTGCTGATGTTGCCAGTTTGGCCTGGTGGTGCATTAAATGTCAACTATAATTTATCTGTATACAAAGATTCCCCTTGTATTTCCTGCAAACTAAACCAAATTCTCCGATTGCCTCCTGCCCTCAAAGGCAGAGATGTCCAATCAAATGAAACCACTTCATGGCAATTGTAGGGAGAAAAGTAGGAACGGTGATACGCGTCGCTTGGTGCACAGAGTGCACACAATCTGGCCTGATCTTGATCAAAGTTCACGAGAACACCAAAGTGAATTTGTTCGTGACCCGACGAGACCTTCACATGTTTTATAGCCTAGCGAGGAAGTCATAAAAGTCAAAAGCCCGAGTCCGGTTGGGAAGAGCTGAGAATCACATTTTCTCCTTCTCCATCTCTCTGTCTGTCCTCAGGCTGCTCTGCTAAGTGGAAGATTAATGCTGATATGATGTCCTTCCATCCCACTTTATGGAGCTTGGCGTCACGGTTTCCTGTTGTATGAGTAATCCATGCAGGTTGGTGAGAGGGGAGGTGGTCAACAAAGCACAAAACCAATTTGGGGCGCACGTTGAAACTGtcacttgtaataattttgcacaATTGAGAAATGCTGATCAGTCGGTAAATGCTGCAGATTAATGAGAGATTAGCCACTGAGCAGCAAGCAATCATCTTTCAGTGCCACTCCTGTtttaagtatttttatttttttaaatcctcccTTAAATTCTCTAAGGATTTTGTCATTTTCTCACCACTTGTGGCAGGTTGCCAAAACACATCATGTGACGCAATCCTGAAGATATAATGCAAGAAGCAAAACTTAGTCCATTTAATTCCCTTGTTAACGTGCGGATAGCTGCAACCTGTCCTAACTTTCTTCATCGATAAATATGTGACATAAGTGACAATAGTTAGTCATCCAATCCGATTTTATTGTCAACCACAGCGTATCCCTGAGGACGGGTTTCTCTAAATAGTGGGGAAATTACATAATCGATTGCATCAACACTTTCACCAATTCTTGTCAGAAATTTGTCATAACAGAAAGATATGCAAGTTCTAGCCAATGTTGCGCTCTTTGCAGCTACTAACATTTCTTGTAGCATAAGACATTATATTCAAATTCAATAGTGTGTTCCGGTAAATAAGAAAATGATGTGATTTCCAGACGTGAACTTCATTTTCAGCTTTTCACTTCTAGTAATCTCTTTTTACACTGTGTCCTGGGGTCCACTACTAAAGCAGCCAATTGATTTAGCGATTCATTACAGTATGGCCGGTGGAAATAAGACAAGGAGAAAAATAGAAGATAGCGTATGACAAGCCGAAAGACTATCTGGTTGCGCGGGGCAACAGCCAGATAATGGATGGCGAGGTCTCCTGGAGCCAGTCTGTCCATTAAGTTTCGTTAATATGCTCTGAGGACATTGGCGTGCCTCCTCTGCCTTCATATTTACTTCCACAGACATTCGCTCATTGCGGCCAGTTCTTTTCCGCATCTACCGCTATTGTCTCTCTTAACCGCTATTACATTTCAAAATAGCTCTCCCCTCTGGAAAAAGTCTTTTGTTACCTCCCTTTTATTCCATTGCATAAGTCGGAGTACATACTGTATCATCTTTGATAACAACGGCGAAAGGATTTGTGCAAGAGTGGCCGAGTGGGAACTTGCGAAAGAGGAGCGCACGTAATGCCTGACTGTCAAGACCGGGTCGTGAACTGTACATTTAGTGGAGTAAATTCATGAATGGACACATGTGGTACATGCGTAAGAGTGTGTTTAGTACATATGGAGCAATGGGATGACAGGAAGACCAAAATGAAGCTGTGGTGAGGAAGGTTCTTGTCATGTCGATTTGCAGTGAAGTAACG includes the following:
- the ncln gene encoding BOS complex subunit ncln isoform X1, whose amino-acid sequence is MFEEASEVFDNMFKSSFPLTFIVFIPAVLILVSPLHAEAAHEFTVYRMQQYDLQGQPYGTRNAILNTEARTVEAEVLSRRCVIMRLADFSYDKYQKALRQSAGAVVIILPQNMSTMPQDIVQQFMELEPEMLSTETIVPVYFAMEDDELLSIYTQTLTSSSSQGALSAAEVLVHTATANGFQMVTSGAQSKAMSDWAITSLEGRLTGVGGEDLPTIVLVAHYDSFGVAPWLSYGADSNGSGVSMLLELARLFSKLYTYKRTHAGYNLLFFVSGGGKFNYQGTKRWLEDNLDHTDSSLLQDNVAFVLCLDTLGNGDALHLHVSKPPKEGTPQYALLSELEMVAASQYPGMKFSMVHKKINLADDMLAWEHERFGIRRLPAFTLSHLPSHRLPQRSSIMDVRSVSPSPRYGAGEPPAGPHVDIEKLSRNTKVVAEALARVIYNLTEKGAPSDLHIFTEQMQVQEEHLSAMVDWLTAQPRAAQLVDKDSSVVSTLEYHLGRYLKDVKKHYVKADKRDPEFVFYDQLKQTMNAYRVKPAIFDLLLAVCIAAYLGAMYLAIQNFGVLYSVARRVTQPKVKAH
- the ncln gene encoding BOS complex subunit ncln isoform X4, yielding MFEEASEVFDNMFKSSFPLTFIVFIPAVLILVSPLHAEAAHEFTVYRMQQYDLQGQPYGTRNAILNTEARTVEAEVLSRRCVIMRLADFSYDKYQKALRQSAGAVVIILPQNMSTMPQDIVQQFMELEPEMLSTETIVPVYFAMEDDELLSIYTQTLTSSSSQGALSAAEVLVHTATANGFQMVTSGAQSKAMSDWAITSLEGRLTGVGGEDLPTIVLVAHYDSFGVAPWLSYGADSNGSGVSMLLELARLFSKLYTYKRTHAGYNLLFFVSGGGKFNYQGTKRWLEDNLDHTDSSLLQDNVAFVLCLDTLGNGDALHLHVSKPPKEGTPQYALLSELEMVAASQYPGMKFSMVHKKINLADDMLAWEHERFGIRRLPAFTLSHLPSHRLPQRSSIMDVRPHVDIEKLSRNTKVVAEALARVIYNLTEKGAPSDLHIFTEQMVQEEHLSAMVDWLTAQPRAAQLVDKDSSVVSTLEYHLGRYLKDVKKHYVKADKRDPEFVFYDQLKQTMNAYRVKPAIFDLLLAVCIAAYLGAMYLAIQNFGVLYSVARRVTQPKVKAH
- the ncln gene encoding BOS complex subunit ncln isoform X2 — translated: MFEEASEVFDNMFKSSFPLTFIVFIPAVLILVSPLHAEAAHEFTVYRMQQYDLQGQPYGTRNAILNTEARTVEAEVLSRRCVIMRLADFSYDKYQKALRQSAGAVVIILPQNMSTMPQDIVQQFMELEPEMLSTETIVPVYFAMEDDELLSIYTQTLTSSSSQGALSAAEVLVHTATANGFQMVTSGAQSKAMSDWAITSLEGRLTGVGGEDLPTIVLVAHYDSFGVAPWLSYGADSNGSGVSMLLELARLFSKLYTYKRTHAGYNLLFFVSGGGKFNYQGTKRWLEDNLDHTDSSLLQDNVAFVLCLDTLGNGDALHLHVSKPPKEGTPQYALLSELEMVAASQYPGMKFSMVHKKINLADDMLAWEHERFGIRRLPAFTLSHLPSHRLPQRSSIMDVRSVSPSPRYGAGEPPAGPHVDIEKLSRNTKVVAEALARVIYNLTEKGAPSDLHIFTEQMVQEEHLSAMVDWLTAQPRAAQLVDKDSSVVSTLEYHLGRYLKDVKKHYVKADKRDPEFVFYDQLKQTMNAYRVKPAIFDLLLAVCIAAYLGAMYLAIQNFGVLYSVARRVTQPKVKAH
- the ncln gene encoding BOS complex subunit ncln isoform X3 — protein: MFEEASEVFDNMFKSSFPLTFIVFIPAVLILVSPLHAEAAHEFTVYRMQQYDLQGQPYGTRNAILNTEARTVEAEVLSRRCVIMRLADFSYDKYQKALRQSAGAVVIILPQNMSTMPQDIVQQFMELEPEMLSTETIVPVYFAMEDDELLSIYTQTLTSSSSQGALSAAEVLVHTATANGFQMVTSGAQSKAMSDWAITSLEGRLTGVGGEDLPTIVLVAHYDSFGVAPWLSYGADSNGSGVSMLLELARLFSKLYTYKRTHAGYNLLFFVSGGGKFNYQGTKRWLEDNLDHTDSSLLQDNVAFVLCLDTLGNGDALHLHVSKPPKEGTPQYALLSELEMVAASQYPGMKFSMVHKKINLADDMLAWEHERFGIRRLPAFTLSHLPSHRLPQRSSIMDVRPHVDIEKLSRNTKVVAEALARVIYNLTEKGAPSDLHIFTEQMQVQEEHLSAMVDWLTAQPRAAQLVDKDSSVVSTLEYHLGRYLKDVKKHYVKADKRDPEFVFYDQLKQTMNAYRVKPAIFDLLLAVCIAAYLGAMYLAIQNFGVLYSVARRVTQPKVKAH